One genomic window of Sarcophilus harrisii chromosome X, mSarHar1.11, whole genome shotgun sequence includes the following:
- the LOC100926438 gene encoding calpain-5-like: protein MCCELFTHFPQSRSASIHLASWPHYRSKNRDLVFQGSGVLAPEQPHVHWWDICDNPHLFVGGISSHDLHQGKLGNCWFVAACSCLALQECLWKKVIPEAKKQDWDSRKPEKYAGIFHFRFWNFGDWTDVVIDDRLPTINGELIFCHSNVPNEFWSALLEKAYAKLAGCYEALDGGNTADAITDFTGAVSESIDLRKGNYGKVLLEQTKLFEDLLKAHNRGGLISCSILPDIANERLGTTEQGLVKGHAYSVTAIRKLRLGEQLLAFFKAEKLFMIRMRNPWGRREWNGPWSDSSEEWQRVSEAERKNLGLSVTDDGEFWMAFGDWCNSFTDVDICRNLNTSIFSIHKTWEKAMVRGAWLHDEDPLANRAGGCLNNRATFLQNPQYVFNINKEEDKVLISLQQRDQRPYRKDGRGDNYIIGFEIFRVELNREYRLHQLQVQERVVGSTYVDSRTVFLRTVLKKGRYIIIPTLFQPGDVSEFILRLFTDVPSELRELKLDKPEPGCASFLCGYPQRVTQLSIHSVEGLNRHGGPRNANLYLIIKCGKERVLSSVQKECMDAVFDTKVIFYRKNIKDPIVVQVWNKKLLCDRFVGQVTVVGEPSDSRELRTLQLRDKGAPDAPPVTGQLSLKVVSTDDLTEL, encoded by the exons ATGTGCTGTGAGCTGTTCACCCACTTCCCACAATCCCGCTCTGCCTCCATCCACCTGGCTAGCTGGCCACACTACAGAAGCAAGAACAGGGACCTCGTGTTCCAGGGCTCAGGGGTTCTGGCTCCAGAACAGCCCCACGTGCACTGGTGG GATATCTGCGACAACCCTCACCTGTTTGTGGGTGGGATCAGCTCCCACGATCTCCACCAAGGGAAGCTTGGGAATTGCTGGTTCGTTGCGGCCTGTTCCTGTCTGGCCCTCCAAGAATGTCTCTGGAAAAAG GTGATCCCCGAGGCAAAGAAGCAGGATTGGGACTCCCGGAAACCAGAGAAATATGCCGGAATATTCCACTTCCGCTTCTGGAATTTTGGCGACTGGACCGACGTGGTGATTGATGACCGCTTGCCCACCATCAACGGGGAGCTGATTTTCTGCCACTCCAACGTGCCCAACGAATTCTGGAGCGCCCTGCTGGAGAAGGCCTATGCCAA GCTGGCCGGCTGTTACGAGGCGCTGGATGGTGGGAACACCGCGGACGCCATCACGGACTTCACCGGAGCCGTGTCCGAGTCCATTGACCTGCGGAAGGGCAATTACGGCAAGGTCCTCCTGGAGCAGACCAAGCTCTTCGAGGACCTGCTCAAGGCCCACAACAGGGGCGGGCTCATCAGCTGCTCCATCCTG CCTGACATCGCCAACGAGCGCCTGGGAACCACAGAGCAGGGGCTGGTGAAGGGCCACGCCTACTCGGTGACCGCCATCCGCAAGCTGCGCCTCGGGGAGCAGCTGCTGGCCTTCTTCAAGGCCGAAAAGCTGTTCATGATCCGCATGAGGAACCCGTGGGGAAGGCGGGAGTGGAACGGGCCCTGGAGTGACAG CTCTGAGGAGTGGCAAAGAGTGAGCGAAGCGGAGAGGAAGAACTTGGGGCTCAGTGTGACCGATGACGGAGAGTTCTG GATGGCCTTCGGGGACTGGTGCAACAGCTTCACCGACGTGGACATCTGCCGCAATCTGAACACCTCCATCTTCAGCATACACAAGACCTGGGAAAAGGCCATGGTGCGAGGGGCGTGGCTCCACGACGAGGACCCCCTGGCCAATCGGGCTGGTGGCTGCCTCAACAACCGCGCCACCTTCTTGCAGAACCCCCAG TACGTCTTCAACATCAATAAGGAAGAGGACAAAGTCCTGATCTCGCTGCAGCAGCGCGACCAGCGCCCTTACCGCAAGGACGGCCGGGGGGACAACTACATCATCGGCTTTGAGATCTTCCGG GTGGAGCTGAATCGGGAGTACCGGCTCCATCAGCTGCAGGTGCAGGAGAGGGTGGTGGGCTCCACCTACGTGGACTCGCGCACTGTGTTTCTGAGGACCGTCCTGAAGAAGGGCCGCTACATCATCATCCCCACCCTGTTCCAGCCGGGGGACGTCAGCGAGTTCATCCTGAGGCTGTTCACCGACGTCCCCTCTGAGCTCAG GGAGCTCAAGCTGGACAAGCCCGAGCCCGGGTGCGCCAGCTTCCTGTGTGGCTATCCGCAGCGCGTCACCCAGCTGAGCATCCACAGCGTGGAGGGCTTGAACAGACACGGTGGCCCGAGAA ATGCCAACCTCTACCTCATCATCAAGTGTGGGAAGGAAAGAGTCCTGTCGTCTGTGCAGAAGGAGTGCATGGACGCCGTTTTCGATACCAAGGTTATATTCTACCGCAAGAATATCAAGGATCCCATCGTGGTCCAG GTCTGGAACAAGAAGCTCCTGTGTGACCGATTCGTGGGCCAAGTGACCGTGGTAGGTGAGCCAAGTGACTCCCGGGAGCTGCGGACCCTCCAGCTTAGGGACAAGGGCGCTCCAGATGCCCCGCCTGTGACCGGGCAACTCAGCCTCAAAGTGGTGTCCACCGATGACCTCACGGAGCTCTGA